In a single window of the Porites lutea chromosome 14, jaPorLute2.1, whole genome shotgun sequence genome:
- the LOC140925263 gene encoding vesicular inhibitory amino acid transporter-like, translated as MTKATHSKGYHLLRSNPTLADKLDEPPESITEEDSAEDEAPTTDKSPLWKAVVNLMSDIEGTGLLALPYVIAQSGLVAIAAMAVVPFIAFYTGTILIDCLYDKNDTGERVRVRSNYKQLGEACSPRFGGTTVSAIQLVDLFLLASLYLVLCASLSTGIFPDLPLSDKVWMLIAAALGLPTLFVKNLSQVAWMSLLSVIALMIAVVSVLAYGIAHESSWTPREILVWNIDEVPVSLAIIIFSYLCHPVLPGVEASIENKSKYRTMLALSYFFVAIVKVAFSVCAFLSFSSHIQDVIVNSLPVGVIRSLVNAFLLLNVFFSYPFRVITIIQTIEESVSPDSFSCKIPDLVWFIGIRVSTNFLTLLPAILIPHFALFMAFISSLTGSAIAFILPVIFHLVIKQHELKLYHYIFDISVLIFGFLAAALGLVYSGKSLFEELFHHRSNK; from the coding sequence ATGACGAAAGCAACTCATTCGAAAGGTTATCATTTGCTTAGAAGCAATCCAACCTTGGCTGATAAGTTAGATGAACCACCGGAATCAATCACAGAAGAAGATTCAGCAGAAGACGAAGCACCCACCACCGACAAGTCTCCTTTGTGGAAAGCAGTAGTCAACTTAATGAGTGATATCGAGGGAACAGGCCTGCTCGCACTACCATATGTCATTGCTCAGAGTGGCCTAGTGGCCATAGCAGCAATGGCAGTTGTGCCATTTATCGCTTTCTACACTGGAACAATATTGATTGACTGTCTTTACGACAAAAACGATACTGGAGAAAGAGTTCGTGTCAGATCCAACTACAAACAGCTGGGTGAAGCTTGCTCGCCTCGTTTTGGCGGTACCACAGTTTCTGCTATCCAGTTAGTGGACCTCTTCCTCCTGGCATCTCTGTACCTTGTATTGTGTGCCTCGCTTTCGACTGGTATCTTCCCAGACTTGCCGCTGTCTGACAAAGTCTGGATGCTTATCGCAGCTGCGCTTGGTCTTCCAACTTTATTTGTGAAGAATCTATCGCAGGTTGCATGGATGAGTTTATTGAGTGTAATAGCTTTAATGAtagctgtagtttctgtttTAGCCTACGGAATAGCTCATGAATCCTCGTGGACCCCAAGAGAAATTTTGGTGTGGAATATAGATGAAGTACCCGTTTCGTTAGCAATTATTATCTTCAGTTATCTATGCCACCCCGTTTTGCCAGGTGTTGAAGCAAGTATTGAAAACAAATCCAAATATCGCACAATGCTTGCTCTTTCATACTTTTTCGTTGCTATCGTAAAAGTGGCTTTTTCAGTGTGTGCATTTTTGTCTTTCAGTTCTCATATCCAAGATGTGATCGTAAACAGCCTTCCTGTTGGAGTTATCCGTAGCCTTGTAAAcgcatttttacttttaaacgtatttttttCATATCCTTTTCGTGTAATAACGATAATCCAAACAATCGAAGAATCGGTCTCCCCCGATTCGTTCTCTTGCAAGATACCGGATCTTGTTTGGTTTATTGGCATCCGAGTCTCAACCAATTTCCTTACCCTACTTCCGGCAATTTTAATCCCACATTTTGCGCTCTTTATGGCGTTTATTTCAAGTTTAACGGGATCTGCGATTGCGTTTATTTTACCAGTAATTTTCCACCTCGTCATAAAACAACATGAGCTAAAACTATACCATTATATTTTTGATATATCAGTTTTAATTTTCGGTTTCCTTGCCGCTGCACTTGGGTTGGTTTACAGTGGGAAATCTCTTTTTGAGGAGTTGTTCCATCATCGTTCAAACAAGTAA